In a genomic window of Helianthus annuus cultivar XRQ/B chromosome 10, HanXRQr2.0-SUNRISE, whole genome shotgun sequence:
- the LOC110885068 gene encoding uncharacterized protein LOC110885068: MDLQKKRFQLLGFIIGLILLSFTAEKFRQIVGETGSSQSGKFTIFNCFDGGSGTVACLVKEGVKLYTYNIRSMHVEVARNKAIEASLADAVSQGMEPSAAAKKAQLDGAKAAKQATRKAKRIIGPIISSGWDFFEAIYYGGTVTEGFLRGTGTLFGTYFIGYLGEERFGRFGYLVGSQFGSWIGGRMGLMVYDIANGVHFLLHFGQPEENAREKVGFFQSGETEEDVGTQNDYGASFLDTVMGYVGSYMAQTSTDVSSETIEEVDTYEPPVYESYESPVYESESYESKEEL, encoded by the exons ATGGATCTCCAGAAGAAGAGGTTCCAGTTACTTGGATTTATCATTGGTTTAATTCTCCTCAGTTTCACAG CTGAAAAATTTAGACAAATAGTGGGAGAAACAGGCTCATCCCAGAGTGGGAAATTCACCATTTTCAACTGTTTTGACGGAGGTTCAGGAACAGTAGCATGCCTAGTAAAAGAAGGCGTGAAACTATATACATACAATATAAGATCAATGCATGTTGAGGTAGCAAGAAACAAAGCAATTGAAGCATCACTAGCTGATGCGGTTTCGCAAGGCATGGAACCCTCAGCTGCTGCTAAAAAAGCCCAACTAGATGGAGCCAAAGCTGCCAAACAAGCAACCCGAAAAGCCAAACGGATCATAGGCCCAATTATTTCTTCCGGGTGGGATTTCTTCGAAGCCATTTATTACGGTGGAACGGTTACAGAAGGGTTTTTAAGGGGCACAGGAACATTGTTCGGAACCTATTTTATAGGGTACTTAGGGGAAGAAAGATTTGGTAGATTCGGGTATTTGGTTGGAAGTCAATTCGGGAGTTGGATTGGCGGTAGGATGGGGTTAATGGTGTATGATATCGCCAATGGTGTCCATTTCTTACTTCATTTTGGTCAACCCGAGGAGAATGCAAGAGAAAAGGTTGGATTTTTTCAGAGTGGTGAAACAGAGGAAGATGTAGGAACACAAAACGATTATGGGGCTTCTTTTCTTGACACCGTTATGGGTTATGTGGGCTCATATATGGCTCAAACTTCTACAGATGTTAGCTCCGAGACCATTGAGGAGGTTGACACCTACGAGCCGCCGGTTTATGAAAGCTATGAGTCGCCGGTTTATGAAAGTGAAAGCTACGAGTCTAAAGAAGAACTTTGA